The window GCCAGCCTGCGTCATCCGGCCTATGCAGACGCACTAACCCTGGAAGAGCTGACTCAGCTCCCACCAGGGACAATCATCTGCCGACGGACTGGCAACAACCCCGAACATGCCACAGAGCATGTCTTCTTCGAGGCAAGTCTAGTGGTCTACGAATACGACGGGTCACTTTATCCTCGCTGGACAGACAGTCAGGGTATGGCCTCGAGCTTGAGCTCGTGGAGCCTCGAAGATGACGGGGTGATCCCATACAGCAACTACACCGATACCGAATGGTACGGCGGCTGGAGTGGGACTCGTCTGACACTGGGAAGGTGTAACGCGGTGTAACCAATCAGAGACGAAGCATTCGTACGCTGTCGTCTCACCAGAGTTATCGACATATCGATACTTCTGGTGAGATTTACTTGAACAAGCAAACTAAAAAAGCTAAAATGCCCTAGCACTTTTTTAGTCTACTCCCCAATTTTTCAAACCATTAAATTTCTAATTTATGTTTGCAAAATTGAAAGGAATGGTTATGGTCTGCCAAGCCTTGGATTTTGCTACTTGATTGCAAAATCCAGCGCTTGGCAGTCGCCATAGACCATGACGCGGATGTGGTGGAATTGGTAGACACGCTAGCCTTAGGAGCTAGTGCCGCAAGGCGTGAAGGTTCAAGTCCTTTCATCCGCACCAAACTTATGACCGGCTATATGCCGGTTTTAAGTTTGATTAGGGTTAAAGATTTGATGAAAACCCTAAGCCGCGAAGGTTAGAAATGCCTGTGGGATTTCGCAAGAGAACCTTTCAGGTTCAAACTTGTTTGATGCATGAAAGTTCTGGGCCCGCAGAATGTGGGCAAGTCCTTTCATCATCATCAACTTGAACACCAGTTGATAAAACTTGATATTGATTTGGCTTTAGTCAAAAAAAATCTAAAGTTCACAATATGTCACACCGGTAGTATATTTAGAGAATGCGGATGTGGCGAAATGGCAGACGCGCTAGCTTCAGGTGCTAGTGTACGCAAGTACGTGGAGGTTCAAGTCCTCTCATCCGCACCAAAATATATTCGATCTAAGACAAGCTTATATCTTATTATCTCAACTAGAAGAGCCGAGATTCATCACAGCCTCTGGTACTAAGTGAGCAATTGGTTGACCATCTATCATACGTTGTCGAACTTCTGTTGAACTAACCTTTATGTTACCAATGTCTATCGTGTGAAGTAGTTTTTTTGGGCGATTTAAGCACTTATAACCAACCCGGTTAACTAAGATAAAACTTAGATGATTTAGCAACCACCTACCATGTCGCCAGTCTAGAATCGTGTTTAGACTGTCTGTCCCAAACACCCAAATAAAATTAATATCAGGATATTCCTTCTTTAACTCTAGAGCAGTGTCGTAGGTTTCTGTAGGCTTAACGCGGTATAATTCGTCAGTTTTTATCACTATCTTGACGGATGTACTGACTGACGCGGCTAATGCTCTAGCCAGATCAAGCCGCTGTTGAATATTGGCAGTTATTTGTTTATCTTTCCGGTTGCCACTTAACATTAACCATATTTCTGCTTGTATGTGCTCAGCGTAGCCTGCTAACTGCTGTAAGACTGCTTGGTGCGCAATGGTCGGAGGATTAAATGCTCCTCCATAGATAATGATGTTTTTCATAATAATGTGCTTTCTTGTTATTGTATGCTTGACACTATATAGTAACTAAAATATAATGTCAATATGACACTAAGTAAGGATTATCATGAAAAAATATCTACCCAGCAATAGTTATATTCGCGTTGCCGCTGCCACACCTGTAGTTGGTCTAGCCGACGTCGAAACAAATGTAAAAAATATTTTAGAGCTTTATGAACTTGCTGCCACACAAGAAGTGTCGATAGTTACCTTCCCCGAGATGTCCCTAACTGGCTATACAATCGGTGATTTGGTTTCACAAACTCAGTTACTAGAAGACGCCCTAAATGGCTTAAAGCAACTAATGCAGTTTACTAAGGGCTCAAATACTGCGATAGTTGTCGGTTTGCCAATAATGATTGGCAATGCTCTGTACAATGCGGCAGCTGTACTTGCACGTGGTAACTTGACAGGTATCGTACCAAAGGTCAACTTACCGACATACAAGGAGTTTTACGATAAACGGTGGTACCAAGCTGGCCCTATCACAGCTTCGGAAATCCAGTTATTTGGAGAGACGGTACGCTTTGGTGCCGATCAGCTATTTGAGCTTGATGGCGTAAAATTTGGTATCGAAATCTGTGAAGATGTTTGGGTGCCCGAACAACGCTCGATTAGTTTAGTAGCAGGAGGTGCTGATTTGATTCTTAATCCGTCGGCCTCACCAGAGCTAGTTACGAAAGCCGATTATCGACAAACGTTAATCGCCAATACGTCTGGGAGGTTATCTGCCGGCTACATTTACGCTGGAGCCGATCAAAGTGAATCGACCATGGACATCGTGATGAGTGGCCATGCGATGATTTTTGACCAAGCTAGACTCCTAGCCGAAAGACAGCCATTTTCACAGAATCAACACAGACTAATCTGCGCCGATATAGATATTGATCATATTCGGCACGAACGACGCTTAAATACCAACTACCCCGATCGTTTACTACCGATAACAAAACTGCCGCTCAAACGATTTCAGACTAATTACATCCAGGATATCGCGCAGCATGTATTTGTTCCGAACGGAGATCAGAAAGAAGTCGACAAGCGCCTAGAAGAAGTTTTTACGATTCAAGCCATAGGCCTAGAGCAGCGGATTATCCCTAGTGGAGTCGAGAGAGTTGTTTTGGGTCTTTCTGGTGGTTTAGATTCAACGCTTGCACTGCTAGTCGCGATTAGAACTGCAAGATTGCTAAAAAAGAAGCCCCAGGATTTTATTTGCTGTATCGGCATGCCAGGACTAGCTAGTTCTAAGCGGACTCAAGATAATGCCAAGATGCTTGCCGAGGCACTACAAACAGACTTTAAAAGAATCCCAATCGATAAGTTAGCCAAAGATCAGCTCCACGCGATTGGGCACAACCTGACCAGCCAGGATATTACTTATGAAAACACTCAGGCTCGTATGCGCACTAGCACCTTGTTTAACTATGCCAACCAGTCGAAAGGGCTAGTACTTGGAACTGGTGACTTGAGCGAAATTGCCCTTGGCTGGAGTACCTTTAATGGCGATCATATGTCCGGCTACAATGTTAATGCTTCGATCCCAAAGACTTTAGTACGTTCATTGGTCGAGTATGCAAGTCGAGCAGTGATTGCCGACAATCCAGACGCACAAAGCATCTTGCAAGACATATTAGCCACTCCGATCTCACCCGAACTCACAAAATCTAGTAAAGATCTTGGCCAGAAAACTGAAGAGATTGTTGGTCCGTATGAACTACACGACTTTTTCTTGTACTACTTTGTACGCTGGGGTGACTCGGTACAAAAGATTTACTTCTTAGCCTGCATGGCCTTCGAGGGGAAATATACACCAAGCGAGATTAAAAAGTGGCTTGAGATGTTCTTGAACAGATTCTATAAGAACCAGTGGAAACGCTCGGTTATGCCCGATGGGCCAAAAGTTGGCTCAGTAAGTTTAAGTCCTCGTGGCGATTGGCGAATGCCTTCTGATATAAATTTAAGCTTCATGTTATAGTTTAAACATGTTTAAAGGACCATACATACCTCCGACTGTGACTGTTGATTGTGTAGTATTCCAGATTATCGACAGACAGCTCTATGTCGCACTCGTGCAACGTAGCCAGCAGCCATTTGATGGCAAATGGGCTCTTCCAGGCGGGTACAACCCTGCTGGCGAAACAACCCTGCAGGCGGTGACACGGATAGTCAAAACAAAAACAGGCATTGATATTAAACACCATGCCAAATACATCGAACAACTGTATACCTTCGATTCGGTTGCCCGCGATCCACGTGGTCATGCGGTTGCAATAAGCTATATGGCCTGTGGGTTAGACATTATCCCGCATGGTGGCACTGAGCCGATCCAATTCTTTGCAATTGATAGCTTACCGGAACTAGCCTTTGACCATCATCAGATTATTCAGTATGCTCACTCTCGCTTAAGTGCAAAGTTGAGCTATACAAATGTTGTTTATTCGTTGCTACCAGAAAAGTTTACGCTAACAAACTTACAAACCGCCTACGAAGCAGTTTTCGAAAGACCTTTAGATAAACGAAATTTCCGAAAAAAATTCATGCAACTAGATATGATCGAAGAAACCGGCGAACTTTACCGCGAAGGCGCACACCGGCCAGCAATGCTTTACCGCTTTAAACAAAAGACCTTACAAACCCTTGTAAGGTCATTCGATTAAATTATTTATGGCTCCGCAGAACTGAGCGCTCAGACTCTTTAAAGACTCATAATCCTGGAGTTTGTTTACGTCTCTCGGTAATATCAAGTTTTCTGGGTTGGCTAGGCACCACATACTACCGGCAATTGCCGCCGTGCTATCACAGTCACCACCTTGAGCAACTACTAGTTGCAATAGCTCGAGTAGTTCGGCCTTCTGGTTGGCTTCTAGGCAAGCATAAGCTAACGACTGAACGGACTGGCTACTAAATGCCTCTTTGGTTGAATCGTAAATCTGATCCGCTAACAGTTCTCGGTTACTCGTAGCTATCCGACTTAGCTTGTCGCTGAGTACCGAAGGCGCACTATATTTCGTTTCGTACAACTTCGCTTGCTCAAGGGCAAAACTCATCAAATTTCTGGCACTAGACTTGATTACATATTTTAGACATTGAAAGTGAACTAACGCGCTAACAACCGCGAGCTCGGAGTTGTGCGTTAGACGTGTAGATACCTCGACAAAATCTTCACCGCCACCCGGCAGACCGATGTCAAAATAGCTATAGAGCGCTAAAGGCGCCAATCGCATCAATGGCCCGCAACCATTTGAGTCTGGATTACCATTATTAATAATCTGCTCTAGACTCGATTTAGATTTTATACGTATTAAGGCACTCTTTGTGCCCTTGCCCCAACCACGATCAGAACGACTCATCTCTAATTGTAATTCGTCGATCAAACCCCAGATATCATATGGTTTTTTCAGTAAACTTTTAACCATCGCAACAGTGTGTTGCGTATCGTCGCTAACGGTTCCAACTGGATATCCCTTAAAGTCTGCGAAATCACTATATCTATCTGGCAAAATTAAATGCCTACTTGGGCCACCAAGATTCACGATTTCGGCGTAAGTTCGCGTTTCATATGGTAAGCCATAAGCATCACCGTATGCAGTCGCAACCACTAAGTTTATGAACTTGTTCATTCTTCCTTTCTAGTATGCGGTGGGGTAAGTTGAAGCCTACGCTTTAGTTGAGCACCACTTAAGACTCTTTTTTCGATAATTGGCTGCCATTTACCTCCATGTGGTGAATTGCTCTCATCATAAGGATAGATCA of the Candidatus Nomurabacteria bacterium genome contains:
- a CDS encoding nicotinate-nicotinamide nucleotide adenylyltransferase, whose translation is MKNIIIYGGAFNPPTIAHQAVLQQLAGYAEHIQAEIWLMLSGNRKDKQITANIQQRLDLARALAASVSTSVKIVIKTDELYRVKPTETYDTALELKKEYPDINFIWVFGTDSLNTILDWRHGRWLLNHLSFILVNRVGYKCLNRPKKLLHTIDIGNIKVSSTEVRQRMIDGQPIAHLVPEAVMNLGSSS
- a CDS encoding NAD(+) synthase encodes the protein MKKYLPSNSYIRVAAATPVVGLADVETNVKNILELYELAATQEVSIVTFPEMSLTGYTIGDLVSQTQLLEDALNGLKQLMQFTKGSNTAIVVGLPIMIGNALYNAAAVLARGNLTGIVPKVNLPTYKEFYDKRWYQAGPITASEIQLFGETVRFGADQLFELDGVKFGIEICEDVWVPEQRSISLVAGGADLILNPSASPELVTKADYRQTLIANTSGRLSAGYIYAGADQSESTMDIVMSGHAMIFDQARLLAERQPFSQNQHRLICADIDIDHIRHERRLNTNYPDRLLPITKLPLKRFQTNYIQDIAQHVFVPNGDQKEVDKRLEEVFTIQAIGLEQRIIPSGVERVVLGLSGGLDSTLALLVAIRTARLLKKKPQDFICCIGMPGLASSKRTQDNAKMLAEALQTDFKRIPIDKLAKDQLHAIGHNLTSQDITYENTQARMRTSTLFNYANQSKGLVLGTGDLSEIALGWSTFNGDHMSGYNVNASIPKTLVRSLVEYASRAVIADNPDAQSILQDILATPISPELTKSSKDLGQKTEEIVGPYELHDFFLYYFVRWGDSVQKIYFLACMAFEGKYTPSEIKKWLEMFLNRFYKNQWKRSVMPDGPKVGSVSLSPRGDWRMPSDINLSFML
- a CDS encoding NUDIX hydrolase, which encodes MFKGPYIPPTVTVDCVVFQIIDRQLYVALVQRSQQPFDGKWALPGGYNPAGETTLQAVTRIVKTKTGIDIKHHAKYIEQLYTFDSVARDPRGHAVAISYMACGLDIIPHGGTEPIQFFAIDSLPELAFDHHQIIQYAHSRLSAKLSYTNVVYSLLPEKFTLTNLQTAYEAVFERPLDKRNFRKKFMQLDMIEETGELYREGAHRPAMLYRFKQKTLQTLVRSFD
- a CDS encoding ADP-ribosylglycohydrolase family protein, coding for MNKFINLVVATAYGDAYGLPYETRTYAEIVNLGGPSRHLILPDRYSDFADFKGYPVGTVSDDTQHTVAMVKSLLKKPYDIWGLIDELQLEMSRSDRGWGKGTKSALIRIKSKSSLEQIINNGNPDSNGCGPLMRLAPLALYSYFDIGLPGGGEDFVEVSTRLTHNSELAVVSALVHFQCLKYVIKSSARNLMSFALEQAKLYETKYSAPSVLSDKLSRIATSNRELLADQIYDSTKEAFSSQSVQSLAYACLEANQKAELLELLQLVVAQGGDCDSTAAIAGSMWCLANPENLILPRDVNKLQDYESLKSLSAQFCGAINNLIE